The Thalassotalea piscium sequence AAGATAAATTTGCAATTGATGTTATTGTGCCTAATGAAGTAGACCAACAAATGATTCATCAAGTGATTTATCAAGAATTATGTCTTGGAAAAATAAACGACTCATCTAAAGTACAATACCTTAATATTATTAACCGCTTACACCAACAAGGTGCACAAGCAATAATTTTAGGTTGTACTGAAATAGCATTATTAATTGATCAGAAAGACACTGAAGTATTGTTATTTAATACAACAGCTATTCACGCGCAAGCTGCGGCTGAATTTGCAATGTTGCAGTAAGATCAACACTCCTAGTAAAGTAAGATGCCCGTGTCGTCATTTCGACAGTTTATGGGAGTGTTTCGACGGCCATTCACATAAATTAACACCTAAATGTTAACATGTTAGTCCTAAAACAAGGTGCGTGTATTGTACGCACATACGGGTAACCCGGTAAAAGTGTCTTTGACTGCGGCGACACGAACATCTAACTAAAGTATAGTTATAGATTACAAAAAGGGGGTAATAAATTGCTTATTTCCAGCATAAATGACCTACAATTTAGCTAACATATTGTTTACTCGATTAATGTTTATTCTTGTTGATTGTTTTTTTATTATCGATTACAGCAGTTGATGATATTTTATCATGTATACATTGGCGATTAGCATCCCAATAAATTTGCAAAAAACCTAATAAACCTGTTGCAAGCCCTGCACCATACCCGCCATAACGGCCAAAACTCTCCCGCACTGTTAATGGAGATCCATCAAGCTGAATAACGCTTAGTTGCATTATGCGCTTACCTAAGGTTTGCCCGTTCCATACAGAAGTAAGTACCGAAAAATATAAAGCTGCCCAACCAAAACTCAAACCAAGATCCTTTATAACTCCTTTAAACCAGTCAAGCCCTTCATAAAATGTTTGATGGGTTTCTTTATCTTGAGGAGCAACCTGATTCGAAACATCGGGTTGCAATGCATTAGCACGTTTTCTTGGTGGCGCTAGCGGAAGACCAAATAACGATTTATCTACTTCAAAAGCAAATGAGGTTAGTATTTTTCGTGTTTCTTTTTTACTTAACCTGAACTCGGGATAATGGATGTGCGCAAAAAACAGAAAAAGTAATATTTTACAATGCGTTAAATTATTTCTTTACAAGTTCTATGTGCATTTTTAATACCAATGCTATAAGTTTTGTGCGAATCAAGGCTGATTTGTATAACTAATAGTCGGCTATTAGTAGCAAATTAACGGTTTTTTAGTTCCAGACAAAAACCAAGTACTTACGTCCATGCAGGCAACGCAGATACGCGCAAAAATCGTAGCTTTGGTGTATTTAGCTTATTCCGAATTCAGGTTACTTAAATAAGTAGGGTTATTTATGGCCATGGTTGATTTATTAGCCATTGGGATTAAATTTCAACAATTATGATTAAGAAAGGCTCTACTTATTCCATTATTGCATATAAGATATAACGAAATATCACTTCTTTTTATTTCAATACACGCTACTCTTACACTGTATTTATAACAAACTTATGATCCGAGTTAGCTAAAATTAAAAGAATAACGTCACTAATTTGCATCACCATACCGAAAGGAAATGAACATGCCAAATATTTTTCAAGATAATTCAACAACTATTGGAAATACACCACTAGTTAAATTAAACCGAGTAACAACAGGTAATGTGTTTGCTAAAGTAGAAGCAAGAAATCCTAGCTTTAGTGTTAAATGTAGAATTGGCGCTAATATGATTTGGGATGCTGAAAAACGCGGCCTATTAACTGAAGGTAAAGAAATCGTTGAGCCTACCAGTGGCAACACAGGTATT is a genomic window containing:
- a CDS encoding RDD family protein — translated: MQPDVSNQVAPQDKETHQTFYEGLDWFKGVIKDLGLSFGWAALYFSVLTSVWNGQTLGKRIMQLSVIQLDGSPLTVRESFGRYGGYGAGLATGLLGFLQIYWDANRQCIHDKISSTAVIDNKKTINKNKH